GGGACCTGGTCGCCCTTGATCCGAACCTCTAAGAGGGCGTTTCGCAGCAGAAACACGCCCCACCCGGCTGACGGCCTTGCGACAGACAACTCACCCAACACAAGCTTCACGGATTCCGCGACCGGCGCCTCGTCGCATACCTTGAGACAGACACTAAGAGCCATCGCCCGGGTAGTCACGTTGGCGTTCGACGCGAGAGGCTTCACGTACGTGGCCGCGTCCTGTTTAGTTAGGAGGGCGCCCTGTGAAAGGGCCGCCTGCACGACTGCGGGCGCGGCGTCTTGAAGTGAGTTGACAATCTCCCATCTGAGATTGGCAAGAACGTCTGGCTGTTTGACATAGGGAGTGCGCACGGTGGCTGAAACGGGCATAGTGGTGAAGACCAACCGGGCAAACGCGTAGGAGCCACCCTGCCTCGACAGTAGTACGAGGGTGTGCTCGCTAGATATGACATCGTGGCCCGCTATCTGTATGCGGTCGCCGGGTCGGAGTTCGCCCTTCATCACCCGCTCGACGATGAAGTCGACAGGAGGTGAGCCTGACCCATCGGCCCGTTGAGGGGGGGCGGTCGCTCCCGCGACCCGGCCCACGCAGATGATGTCGACCTGGCCGGCCTGGCTCTTGAGGTTTAGCAGTCCTCCCACAATGCCCAGACAGGGCGGCGCGGCGGCGAGAACGATTACGCCGGTCAGCCCAAGGATGACGATGAATCGGAACACTGGTTGTGCCTCCTTTCGCCCCAACGGAGCGAGAGATTCTGGAACGCAATCTATATTATACGGGCCGCTGGACTAGTCGCGCCAGTCGGGCGTCCTCCGGCTGGGAGGGTATCGGGGCCGATGCCCCGATACCCGAGGTAGAATGTCGGCGGACCTACAGGTGCCTACCGCAGTTGAAGTGGTAGGTTTGTTTGACCGTCTTAACCAGGCATCCTGCGCCGTTGCAGAGACTAGAGCCGACCCATAAGTGCTGCGTGTGATCGAACACTCTTGTGCCGGGAGTCGCCGGATTGCTGGCCGGATTCTGAGGCGGGGGCCAGCCGCCGATGGATCCCATTTGATCGGTAAGTATAAACCCATCGGAGACCCCGCCCCCGAGGGCGGGATTGGACCAGTTGTTCGGAACGTAATTGTAGCGATCGCTGTCGAACGTCTCCCCTGTCGGGACATCCGACATAGTGAAGCATAACTGGTCCAATATAGCGTAATTCGCCAAGGTCTTGTAGCCACTGCCATCCGGAAGGTCGCTGTAGGACGGGCCTGTCAGGCTTCTGGGCTCTCGGGACGTGAAGGTCAAGGTGTTGGAGTCGCAGTTCGTTCCAGACAGGCTGTAGGTGCACTTCAGAGTGATGTCGTTTGCTGCCACGCTCCCCGCCGTTGCCATGATCTTCACCGTGGCAGTGTTCTGCCCTTCGTAAATCTCGGCGGGTCCGGTCACAGTCCAACCGTAGGTAGTACCGTCGGGCTGGCCTGTCGCTGCGCTCACAGTTGCCTTGTACGCGTCGGGAACGGTGGCTCCGCAGTACTAGCGCAGCGTCGCCGTGGTGGAACTGATTTCTCCGCCGATCACTTTGACCGTCCAGGTCAAAGACTGGTCGCCATCGTACCCGACGTCCCCCAAAACGTCAATGAAATCCTGTGCGAGGCAAGTAACTGTGTAAGTGCCCGGTGTCGCTGGCGCATGGAATTCGTTGCTTGTCGAGGCGTCGGCGTTATTGCTCCAGGAAAGACGCGGGGGCCAATCGTTGCAGACTAGCGGATCACTGTAATTGTCCTTGTCCAAAGCTGTTGCGTGAAGAGTCACTGACCCATTCACACAAACGTACTTCGTGGCAGGGTCGTTGGTAGGATCACGCTGCACGCAGATATCGTCCCCGGGACGGTTTTTTCCCGTCAGCAAGCACGATTCCGCAGCTGGAGAACAGGCCAGCGGGGCCCCAAGAGCCTGCGCGAACAAGCCCGATGAGCACATCGCGGCCGCGACGAGGCGTGTCAACGTGGTCATTTCACGCCACCATTCCCTTCCGGGCCTAACAGATCGGCGAAGGCGGACTTAACCAGAACCGCCAAAGGGTCAGCCGGATAACTCGCTATCAATATTACGGCACTGGCCCTTGCGTTTTCGAGATCAGCGGCTTTCTCATAGCAATAGGCCGCCCTGTATAGGCACGCCGCGCGGTAGTTTCCCACTTCTTTCAGTTTGAACGCATCGGTAAACAGATCCGCTGCCACCGAGTAGTTCTTCTGTAGTTGGCTACAGAACGCGAGGTCGTACGCAACAACGATGAGCGTCGGATCGTCCGGGTACTTCGCCATGAAGCCCCTCAGCCCCGCTTCGGAAGCATCGAAATCCCGCAGGTTATAGAGCTGTATCGCGGCGATCCGCGCCTGCGCCTCCACGGCCAGGGGCTCGTCCGCGAACTCCCTGATGACGCGCCTCAGTTTTTCTATGGCGTCCTTCGCGTTGTTCATGCCGCCCAGGCACTCACTCAATACTTCCGCCTGGCGGGTGAGCGATTGCGCCCGAAGGTCCGGAACGTCTACGTACACTTTCTCCAGATATGCAATCTCGTCGGTGTACTTCCCTTCCGCACGTAGCACCTCGTCAATCCTGAGCCGCGCTTCGTTGGACACCGCGTTTTCAGTGTCCACGGCCTTTTGGAATGCGGTTCGGGCCTCTGCGTATTTCCCTTGGGATTGGAGGCAGATTCCCGCAACCACATTCGCCTGCCCGGAAAGCGCGGAGCAGAACGCCGGGATGCTGTTGTACTGTGCTATCGCCAGGTCGTACTGCTTCTTGGACTCATATTCCTTGCCCGAAGCCATCAGGCACTCGCCCAGCCCGCAGCCGAACTGATCGGCCTTCGCCGGGTACTGCGCCATCAGCGTTTGATAGAGGGCAATGGCGTTTTTGAGGTCGCCGCTTTCCCTGTAGCACTGCCCCAGAAGCGAGTTCGACTCAATCAGGGTGTTCCCGGCGTCCGGGTGCGCGGCGATGCTCCTCTTCAGCAGGTCGATCGCCTCGGTGTACTTCTTCATCCCGAGGTAGGTCCGCGCCAGACGATAGTCTGCATTGGCTGCGTCCGATGGGTACTGAACGGCGATGGACTGGTAGACGGCGATGGCGCTGGCCGTGTCGCCGGTGAGGCTGTACACCTCGCCGAGGCGGTAGAGCATCTCTCGCCGTACTCCCACGGCGGTGGGATACTTCTCGGCGCCTAGCTTGAGCGCGGAGATGCTCTCCGGGTACTTCTTCTGCTCCTGGAGTACGATGCCGATGCAGAGCTGGCCTTTGGGGGCAAACGCCGAATCGCCCGAAGCAACCACCGACGAAAACAGGACAATCGCCTCGTCGTATTTCGCCGCTCTCATCAGGTCCTGTCCGGCTTTCAGGT
The Armatimonadota bacterium DNA segment above includes these coding regions:
- a CDS encoding tetratricopeptide repeat protein, whose translation is MRFHLGLFTGLTLPLLFVCAAAAPCLADASSDLKAGQDLMRAAKYDEAIVLFSSVVASGDSAFAPKGQLCIGIVLQEQKKYPESISALKLGAEKYPTAVGVRREMLYRLGEVYSLTGDTASAIAVYQSIAVQYPSDAANADYRLARTYLGMKKYTEAIDLLKRSIAAHPDAGNTLIESNSLLGQCYRESGDLKNAIALYQTLMAQYPAKADQFGCGLGECLMASGKEYESKKQYDLAIAQYNSIPAFCSALSGQANVVAGICLQSQGKYAEARTAFQKAVDTENAVSNEARLRIDEVLRAEGKYTDEIAYLEKVYVDVPDLRAQSLTRQAEVLSECLGGMNNAKDAIEKLRRVIREFADEPLAVEAQARIAAIQLYNLRDFDASEAGLRGFMAKYPDDPTLIVVAYDLAFCSQLQKNYSVAADLFTDAFKLKEVGNYRAACLYRAAYCYEKAADLENARASAVILIASYPADPLAVLVKSAFADLLGPEGNGGVK